In the Octadecabacter sp. SW4 genome, one interval contains:
- a CDS encoding TRAP transporter small permease subunit, translated as MEEEVLTGFWPVYDTWLIQKITALEAYGALGWFFGNLIEAIYNIIFAITHPASWLDWLSWANTTEDKESLMRFIYYGASVELFFAVFVLFLIVTTVGLFRNRFMWGCVRVLEGFANSVGRFFAWAGLLMVLQQIVIIFMQRVFAVAEISLGFGAVFTKDVSWWAEELKFYNALVVTLCATYTFVQGGHVRVDLVYAAVSHGKKRIIDMFGSLFFMVPAAVLTWMYGWFFMWRHLVVPNPSASDTLERLVTKARALRWNVETIGFSPNGFNAYFLFKVLLVAFTLMVMLQAVAFFYRSYLEWKEGPDSAGKYLDKDSLGDAQAELVAEIH; from the coding sequence ATGGAAGAAGAAGTCCTGACAGGATTTTGGCCGGTGTATGACACATGGCTGATCCAGAAAATCACCGCCCTCGAGGCCTACGGGGCCTTGGGCTGGTTTTTTGGCAATCTGATCGAAGCCATTTATAACATCATCTTTGCGATCACCCACCCGGCGTCCTGGCTGGACTGGCTGTCATGGGCCAACACGACCGAGGACAAGGAATCGCTGATGCGGTTCATCTATTACGGTGCCTCCGTGGAGCTGTTCTTTGCGGTCTTTGTGCTGTTCCTGATCGTGACCACGGTCGGGTTGTTCCGGAACCGGTTTATGTGGGGCTGCGTGCGCGTCCTCGAAGGGTTCGCCAATTCGGTCGGGCGCTTTTTCGCCTGGGCAGGCCTGTTGATGGTGCTGCAACAGATCGTGATCATCTTTATGCAGCGGGTCTTTGCGGTCGCTGAAATCAGCCTTGGCTTTGGCGCCGTCTTTACCAAGGACGTCAGTTGGTGGGCCGAGGAGCTCAAGTTCTATAACGCCTTGGTTGTGACCCTCTGTGCGACCTACACATTCGTGCAGGGCGGGCATGTGCGCGTCGATCTTGTCTATGCTGCCGTCAGCCACGGCAAAAAGCGTATCATCGACATGTTTGGCAGCCTGTTCTTCATGGTTCCGGCGGCGGTGCTGACGTGGATGTATGGCTGGTTCTTCATGTGGCGCCACCTGGTCGTGCCCAATCCGTCGGCCTCTGACACGCTGGAGCGTCTGGTGACCAAGGCGCGCGCCCTGCGCTGGAACGTTGAGACCATCGGCTTTAGCCCGAACGGCTTTAACGCCTATTTTCTGTTCAAGGTTCTGCTTGTGGCCTTCACGTTGATGGTGATGTTGCAGGCCGTTGCGTTCTTTTACCGCTCGTATCTCGAGTGGAAAGAGGGGCCCGACAGCGCGGGCAAATACCTCGACAAAGACAGTTTGGGTGACGCGCAAGCCGAACTCGTGGCCGAAATTCACTAA
- a CDS encoding TRAP transporter substrate-binding protein encodes MDRRSFLKTSALGGTAAAATTLAAPAYAQGNRTLTMVTSVPDGFAVFDDAAVHFAELVTAGTGGALTIDKKPAGSLVGAFEVFDAVSAGQADIYHSADYYFGGQHPGFYFFTAVPFGATAQELATWYYQDGGAELHDELGEIFGLKSFFAGNTGAQPGGWFRKEINSADDLQGLKFRMPGLGGKALGLTGASVQNVPGGEIYQALSSGAIDGAEWIGPFADERLGLQEVCEFYYTGGMHEPGSALTASFNRDVWDSLSPEHQSIVETAAAATHQWSLMQSHANNGAALARLVSGGTKVLQFSDDIWDAFAVGAKGALDEFMGDELYARIRASFDTSVASSSAWIRQSDQAFTDQRTRIYG; translated from the coding sequence GACAATGGTCACGTCCGTTCCTGACGGATTCGCCGTGTTCGACGATGCGGCCGTGCATTTTGCCGAACTGGTAACGGCTGGCACCGGTGGCGCGCTGACCATCGACAAAAAGCCGGCAGGTTCGCTTGTGGGTGCCTTCGAGGTGTTTGATGCCGTGTCCGCAGGGCAGGCCGATATCTACCACTCGGCTGACTACTACTTTGGCGGCCAGCACCCCGGTTTCTATTTCTTCACGGCTGTGCCTTTCGGCGCGACTGCGCAGGAACTGGCAACCTGGTATTATCAAGACGGCGGTGCCGAACTGCACGACGAACTGGGCGAGATTTTCGGCCTCAAGTCGTTCTTCGCAGGCAATACCGGCGCGCAGCCCGGTGGCTGGTTCCGCAAGGAAATCAACTCGGCCGATGACCTTCAGGGTCTTAAGTTCCGTATGCCCGGCCTTGGTGGCAAGGCGCTGGGCCTGACCGGTGCGTCGGTGCAAAACGTGCCCGGTGGCGAAATCTATCAGGCGCTGTCGTCCGGCGCGATTGATGGCGCCGAGTGGATCGGCCCGTTTGCCGACGAGCGTCTTGGCCTGCAGGAAGTCTGTGAATTCTACTACACAGGCGGCATGCACGAGCCGGGTTCGGCCCTGACCGCATCGTTCAACCGCGATGTTTGGGACAGCCTGTCCCCCGAGCATCAGTCGATCGTCGAGACCGCAGCAGCAGCCACCCACCAGTGGAGCCTGATGCAATCGCACGCCAACAACGGTGCGGCGCTGGCCCGTCTGGTTTCGGGCGGCACCAAAGTCTTGCAGTTCAGCGACGATATCTGGGATGCCTTTGCAGTCGGCGCGAAAGGCGCGCTCGACGAGTTCATGGGTGACGAGCTTTATGCCCGTATCCGCGCGAGCTTTGATACGTCGGTTGCCTCGTCCTCTGCTTGGATCCGCCAGTCGGATCAGGCGTTTACCGACCAGCGCACACGGATCTACGGCTAA